A region of Zeugodacus cucurbitae isolate PBARC_wt_2022May chromosome 5, idZeuCucr1.2, whole genome shotgun sequence DNA encodes the following proteins:
- the LOC105208974 gene encoding serine protease SP24D — MNNRTLYAKLLIALTLLVATTIQDDSDDTTDAHTLQLVRTPRIVNGNNAVPGQFPYVVSVRVGGQHSCGGTLISQRNVLTAAHCVYSLPVQFLSVQAGSINRTAGGVVVDVASVTTHPNFFDYNNNIAVLKLVTSLNFTNLIQPIPIASMDVPDGVGVNIAGWGRIREAGIQPEILQYSRSLRTLGYEDCARVAAPTSPTILCLAKTYGNGICGGDAGGPAIYRGILVGIASHHISICGDSTPDGYTKVSNFTTWISENSCSATVSPV, encoded by the exons atgaataatCGCACTCTCTACGCCAAATTGCTAATCGCCCTAACTCTCTTGGTCGCTACAACCATACAAGATGACAGTGACGACACGACCGATGCGCATACGCTCCAATTGGTGCGCACACCACGCATAGTGAATGGCAACAATGCGGTACCCGGACAATTTCCTTACGTTGTTTCGGTACGTGTAGGTGGACAGCACAGTTGCGGTGGCACCCTAATTTCGCAAAGGAATGTCTTAACTGCAGCGCACTGCGTTTACAG TCTGCCAGTACAGTTCCTATCGGTGCAGGCCGGTTCAATAAATCGTACGGCCGGTGGTGTTGTCGTTGATGTTGCATCAGTTACCACGCATCCGAATTTTTtcgattacaataacaacattgcTGTGCTTAAACTTGTAACCAGTCTAAATTTCACCAATCTCATACAACCGATTCCGATCGCAAGCATGGACGTGCCCGATGGTGTGGGTGTTAATATTGCCGGTTGGGGACGTATTCGAGAGGCTGGCATACAGCCCGAGATCCTACAGTACAGTCGTTCGCTGCGTACGTTGGGTTATGAGGATTGTGCTCGTGTAGCCGCACCGACTAGTCCGACCATACTGTGTCTAGCCAAGACTTACGGTAATGGCATTTGTGGTGGTGATGCTGGTGGTCCCGCTATTTACAGGGGTATACTGGTTGGCATTGCGAGTCATCATATCTCGATTTGCGGTGATAGTACGCCCGATGGTTACACTAAGGTGTCGAATTTTACAACTTGGATAAGTGAAAATTCATGTTCCGCCACTGTATCCCCAGTATAA